One genomic region from Candida albicans SC5314 chromosome 6, complete sequence encodes:
- the RAD18 gene encoding E3 ubiquitin-protein ligase (Putative transcription factor with zinc finger DNA-binding motif; Hap43p-repressed gene) encodes MNLKDITDPSDFKTTKLPALAELDILKRCYICKDLLNAPVRTQCDHTYCSQCIREFLLRDNRCPLCKTEVFESGLKRDPLLEEIVISYASLRPHLLRLLEIEKVESKQEVDREKSANESASNGNRNVNNDVDETVRVKDQSNADELGEEKGQAQHGEQVNEQTTEVISLLSDDEENGSDSLVKCPICFERMELDVLQGKHIDDCLSGKSTKRTPTDILSPKAKRPKQITSFFKPTIDTKTPSPPTSKASTTPTATPTTTLLKANVSSPSPVAQSTVHKGKPLPKLDFSSLSTQKIKAKLSDLKLPTTGSRNEMEARYLHYYVIYNANLDSNHPVKESILRQQLKQWEMVQHQPSFGDAEWKGAETGNWKELIARARSN; translated from the coding sequence ATGAACCTCAAAGATATTACCGATCCGTCGGATTTTAAAACCACAAAATTGCCTGCATTAGCAGAGCTAGATATTTTAAAGAGGTGCTATATATGCAAAGATCTATTGAATGCACCCGTGAGGACACAATGTGATCACACGTACTGTTCACAATGTATACGAGAATTTTTACTTCGAGATAATAGATGTCCGCTTTGTAAAACAGAGGTTTTTGAAAGTGGTCTAAAACGTGATCCATTGTTAGAAGAGATCGTCATTAGTTATGCCTCCCTTAGGCCTCATTTATTACGATTATTGGAGATTGAAAAGGTGGAATCGAAGCAAGAGGTAGATCGTGAGAAATCAGCCAATGAGTCAGCGCTGAATGGTAATAGAAATGTAAACAACGATGTTGACGAAACTGTGCGCGTTAAAGATCAACTGAATGCAGATGAACTAGGTGAAGAAAAAGGGCAAGCTCAACATGGGGAACAAGTAAACGAGCAGACTACTGAAGTTATTCTGTTGCTatctgatgatgaagagAATGGTTCTGATAGCCTAGTAAAATGTCCTATTTGTTTTGAGAGAATGGAATTAGATGTACTACAGGGAAAGCATATTGACGACTGTCTAAGTGGAAAGAGCACGAAGAGGACGCCTACAGACATTTTATCCCCAAAAGCCAAACGACCGAAGCAAATCACCTCCTTTTTCAAACCAACAATAGATACCAAAACGCCTTCGCCACCTACAAGTAAGGCGTCAACAACTCCAACAGCAACTCCGACAACTACATTGTTGAAAGCAAACGTCTCATCTCCATCCCCAGTGGCGCAAAGTACAGTTCACAAGGGCAAGCCATTACCTAAACTCGATTTCAGCAGCTTGAGTActcaaaaaattaaagcCAAGTTGAGTGATTTGAAACTACCCACAACAGGTAGTAGGAATGAAATGGAAGCCAGATACTTGCATTACTATGTGATTTATAATGCCAACCTTGATTCCAATCATCCTGTAAAGGAATCTATTTTGCGACAACAGTTGAAACAATGGGAAATGGTGCAACATCAACCGTCGTTTGGTGATGCAGAGTGGAAAGGAGCTGAAACTGGGAATTGGAAAGAACTCATTGCAAGAGCACGGAGTAACTAA
- a CDS encoding uncharacterized protein (Predicted chloride transporter; member of conserved Mcm1 regulon; Spider biofilm repressed), which yields MDDNLYLTTYEAALAVVATAMKKARLRIDVLVINSFMGGMLFTTGGMLYDLIRAGFSGINETNPGVISLLQGICYPIGLFYVVILGVDLFNSNILFFSTALCRGAVSFLDLFISWFVSWWFNLVGNIFVCYIFCYYSDVVRTQLMVVGSVEVAVQKAESTFVETLLKATAGNFYVCLAIFLQLMAKPLHVKFLMMLLPVFTFVAMGFTHSVADMFLVTMGLINGAPISVGKAAWKVFLPGAIGNIIGGSFFGVVITWYLHIYVVERDRAALNLPQYELRDEQPELNQDSRVVRKKSPRMEDEVVHTNKFDDSEESEEIQAPEDFYPTPVYDETSIQSYRLTHRKTRDSISSLRSTRRSPKNVFPVYGMGAPLKRERTIAGEVSTPAEPMDEKLEEEAEYIGTRLRKAISNRSKVSDLEANKSPSNHGSRQPTPRSSFSRRSSNVGIIKSSEGPDPTDSNIDLADIRE from the coding sequence ATGGATGACAACCTATACTTAACTACTTATGAAGCAGCATTGGCGGTTGTAGCCACAGCCATGAAAAAGGCTCGTTTACGAATAGACGTGCTAGTCATCAACTCATTTATGGGAGGAATGCTATTTACAACGGGAGGAATGCTCTATGATTTGATACGGGCAGGTTTTTCTGGAATAAATGAAACCAATCCAGGTGTCATAAGTTTGCTTCAGGGGATATGCTACCCTATTGGGTTATTCTACGTCGTTATTCTAGGGGTGGATTTgttcaattcaaatattctatttttcaGCACTGCCTTATGCCGAGGGGCAGTTTCCTTTCTAGACTTATTTATTAGTTGGTTTGTTAGTTGGTGGTTTAATCTTGTTGGAAATATCTTTGTCTGCTATATATTTTGCTACTATTCGGATGTTGTACGAACTCAGCTAATGGTAGTCGGATCTGTTGAGGTCGCAGTTCAGAAAGCTGAATCTACTTTTGTCGAGACACTCTTAAAGGCTACAGCAGGAAATTTCTATGTGTGCTTGGCAATATTTCTTCAGTTAATGGCAAAGCCTTTACATGTTAAGTTTTTAATGATGTTGTTACCCGTTTTCACATTCGTAGCCATGGGATTTACTCACCTGGTGGCCGACATGTTTTTAGTGACAATGGGATTGATAAATGGTGCACCAATATCAGTAGGAAAAGCCGCGTGGAAAGTTTTCTTGCCCGGAGCGATAGGGAACATTATTGGAGGGTCATTTTTTGGAGTTGTTATAACTTGGTATTTGCATATTTATGTCGTGGAAAGAGACAGAGCTGCTTTGAACTTGCCACAATATGAGTTAAGAGACGAGCAACCCGAATTGAATCAAGATTCAAGAGTTGTACGGAAAAAGAGCCCCAGAATGGAGGATGAAGTGGTTCACACCAACAAATTTGACGATAGCGAAGAGTCAGAGGAAATTCAAGCACCCGAAGATTTTTACCCCACTCCAGTTTATGACGAAACGAGTATTCAACTGTATAGATTGACACACAGAAAGACCAGAGACAGTATTTCGTCTTTGCGATCAACACGGAGATCTCCTAAAAATGTGTTTCCAGTGTATGGTATGGGGGCACCTTTAAAGCGAGAAAGAACAATAGCAGGAGAGGTATCAACTCCAGCTGAACCCATGGACgaaaaattagaagaagaggcTGAATATATCGGAACAAGGTTAAGGAAAGCAATCTCCAACAGATCGAAAGTGCTGGATTTGGAAGCAAACAAATCACCTTCAAACCATGGATCCCGTCAGCCAACACCGAGATCTTCGTTTAGCCGCAGATCAAGTAATGTAGGCATCATCAAATCAAGCGAGGGACCGGATCCCACAgattcaaatattgatcTAGCAGATATAAGAGAGTAA
- the ZCF18 gene encoding Zcf18p (Putative Zn(II)2Cys6 transcription factor; heterozygous null mutant displays sensitivity to virgineone and decreased colonization of mouse kidneys), which yields MSVPLTKEKKKRSRGGCVSCKKLKIKCNEQKPICEYCRYTKRTCIYPILAPIKGYRRKTSRSPQESKDEKTSTPHSSTTAISPISSSSTSDKLNNLYVSNNEVPDINPYHYDKLSRDLVLTNSTSMLGITRFELRLLQFFDQECINFFSFGVNKNIHNTWKYKVPYLFLESELVRKSMFALSAMGLSTTLDLDELQSIDADEDEKSLVNIYNTNVDELDNIFENTTKYFMDTISKTKHMIGSIEDDSNIASFDDPKSAKELLVSSILVFSYLGVHPHRLSPLIDFTQERGDLIQISKGIRYTIMSCAPTILKSDMSPLLFFHGIEKMQTPTFEKCQYPIIQDLKNDIDEFGSGEGSSEISEELSILKDVVARLMMCINGCKFFKFPIPLFRFLMLFDDHFRDLLYNKHRLALRILYVYSALCSICRFQFFDERNVWKDYMTWYRGYAAENFDGYKNETDEYLYFLAAIEHFHWDDFTNFDKFNPKAEFEKVIQSGKYRKQSLLVGQNSNC from the exons ATGTCAGTACCACTCaccaaagaaaagaaaaagagatcAAGAGGAGGTTGTGTTAGTTGTAAAAAGCTTAAAATAAAG TGTAACGAACAAAAGCCTATTTGTGAATACTGTCGATATACCAAAAGAACATGTATTTATCCCATCTTGGCACCCATAAAAGGCTACAGAAGAAAGACAAGCAGATCACCACAAGAGAGTAAAGACGAGAAAACATCAACACCTCATTCATCCACAACTGCAATCTCtccaatatcatcatcgtcaacTTCTGATAAACTCAACAATTTATATGTTTCAAACAACGAGGTACCAGACATAAATCCCTACCATTACGATAAATTATCGCGTGACTTGGTATTGACCAATTCAACCAGTATGCTAGGTATAACTAGATTTGAATTGCGTCTACTACAGTTTTTTGATCAAGAGtgtatcaattttttttcattcgGGGTAAACAAGAACATACACAACACTTGGAAGTACAAAGTGCCCTATCTCTTTTTAGAAAGTGAGTTGGTGAGGAAAAGTATGTTTGCATTATCAGCAATGGGCTTGCTGACAACGTTGGATTTGGACGAACTACAAAGTATTGACGCAGATGAGGATGAAAAGTCGTTAGTCAACATTTACAATACCAACGTGGACGAATTGGacaatatttttgaaaatactacaaaatattttatgGACACAATAAGCAAGACCAAACACATGATAGGTTCAATAGAAGATGATTCTAATATTGCCAGTTTTGACGATCCAAAATCTGCTAAGGAATTACTTGTGTCAAGCATTCTAGTATTCTCGTATTTGGGAGTGCATCCACATAGATTGCTGccattgattgattttacACAGGAACGAGGAGACCTAATTCAGATAAGTAAGGGCATTCGATACACTATAATGAGTTGTGCTCCCactattttgaaatctGATATGAGCCCTCTTTTGTTCTTCCatggaattgaaaaaatgcAAACGCCAACATTTGAGAAATGCCAATATCCCATAATtcaagatttgaaaaatgatattgaCGAATTTGGTTCTGGCGAAGGGAGTTCAGAGATTTCAGAAGAACTATCAATACTCAAAGATGTAGTAGCAAGATTAATGATGTGCATAAATGGatgtaaatttttcaaattcccCATACCACTATTTCGTTTCTTGATGTTATTTGATGATCATTTTCGAGATTTGTTATACAACAAGCATAGACTCGCTTTACGAATTTTATATGTCTATTCCGCTTTGTGTTCAATATGTcgatttcaattttttgatgaaCGTAATGTATGGAAAGATTATATGACTTGGTACAGGGGTTATGCTGctgaaaattttgatggCTACAAAAATGAAACGGATgaatatttgtattttttggCAGCAATTGAGCATTTTCACTGGGACGATTTTACGAACTTTGATAAGTTTAATCCTAAAGCAGAATTTGAAAAGGTTATACAGAGTGGTAAATACAGAAAACAACTGCTACTTGTTGGTCAGAACCTGAACTGCTGA
- a CDS encoding uncharacterized protein (Protein of unknown function; transcription repressed by fluphenazine treatment): MGGIILLTVLSPIVALVGTVLGAMLVVPTLLFKPLFDITLLLTLLSPLFAVVGTIFASLVALPTLLVKPVFDITLLFKMFELDSIVLILILLYLIVRRSRENSEPAHNTIVNNSSKLLSLPDELFIEIMSLLNQLDKINLLFVNKRMNNLARVSLQRVIYVNNGGPRILIRREFNTLFYLKHTIITETQFRKLLSSDKIHNVKKVEFFSDVVSYKNLELLSKSNVVATFEHKEGSSLTNSKGKLSANGFSILDVNDFLLKEASTSANLSIDCSGVTVFRKLSPRLILRSLKLQRIHLENLLLYHNFEPIEIKNLSLGFEEKAPSVIPIAKIFKLNKIESLELSFETKPTEVEMQQFMSQLVSLKHLSIMSQNFRFDRALNSLDPNSLESFHVIVMGRYDTFSAKIVAEILKNQSESIARLCWSNKRLNVRKRIYGLNDFERVYSVDAVARDQDIAEIRALLSDGYPRLKNVISNESYYRVDRKGSNIDVVLIN, translated from the coding sequence ATGGGAGGTATAATCCTTCTTACGGTGTTGCTGCCCATTGTGGCATTGGTGGGAACTGTACTTGGAGCAATGCTTGTTGTTCCAACTTTGTTATTCAAGCCTTTATTTGATATAACGCTTTTGCTCACTTTATTGCTGCCACTTTTCGCTGTGGTAGGAACCATATTTGCTTCATTAGTAGCACTCCCCACTTTATTGGTCAAACCAGTCTTCGATATAACActtttattcaaaatgtTTGAGTTGGATTCTATTGTATTGATACTTATTTTGTTATATCTAATTGTCAGACGCTCCAGAGAAAACTCCGAGCCGGCACATAACACTATTGTCAACAACAGTAGTAAGCTATTATCGCTTCCAGATGAATTgtttattgaaataatgAGTCTATTGAACCAGCTCGacaaaataaatctttTATTTGTGAACAAGAGAATGAATAATTTGGCACGAGTAAGTTTGCAAAGAGTGATTTACGTTAACAATGGGGGTCCAAGAATCTTGATAAGAAGAGAATTCAATACTTTGTTCTACCTAAAACATACCATAATTACCGAGACGCAATTCAGAAAATTACTAAGTTCAGACAAGATACATAACGTTAAAAAGGTTGAATTCTTCAGCGATGTTGTATCATATAAGAATTTAGAACTTTTGTCAAAAAGCAATGTAGTTGCCACTTTTGAACATAAAGAAGGAAGCAGCTTGACAAATTCTAAAGGTAAGTTATCTGCCAATGGCTTTTCAATATTGGACGTTAATGATTTTCTATTGAAGGAAGCTTCAACATCAGCTAATCTTTCAATAGATTGCAGTGGTGTAACTGTGTTTCGAAAGCTTTCTCCAAGGTTGATTCTAAGATCTTTGAAGTTACAACGCATACACTTGGAAAATTTACTTCTTTATCACAACTTTGAACCGATTGAgatcaaaaatttatctttagggtttgaagaaaaagccCCATCAGTTATTCCAATAgcaaaaatattcaaattaaataaaatcgAGTCCCTTGAACTTagttttgaaacaaaaccAACTGAAGTTGAAATGCAGCAATTCATGTCACAACTAGTATCACTAAAACATCTATCCATAATGTCTCAGAACTTCAGATTTGATAGAGCACTAAACTCTTTAGATCCCAACAGTCTTGAATCATTTCATGTTATTGTAATGGGCAGATATGATACCTTTCTGGCTAAAATTGTAGCAGAAATTCTCAAGAACCAATCAGAGTCAATAGCAAGATTGTGCTGGTCCAACAAGCGATTAAATGtcagaaaaagaatatatgggttgaatgattttgaaagaGTGTACAGCGTAGATGCAGTTGCAAGGGATCAAGATATTGCTGAAATCCGAGCTTTGCTTAGTGATGGATATCCTCGTTTGAAAAATGTCATTCTGAACGAGTCATACTACAGAGTAGATAGAAAAGGTTCAAATATAGACGTagtattgataaattga
- the FPG1 gene encoding Fpg1p (Formamidopyrimidine DNA glycosylase, involved in repair of gamma-irradiated DNA; Hap43p-repressed gene): MPEVAEVSHVCALLKRNILGFRITKVNLLHDPLLFPVLKNTNDAEKELNKMRKVLTNAVVTSVGRHGKYFWIRLNNHNTTNVLLMHFGMTGMIKLRNVHSHLAFMENGGDKKALEKLERFRYKDSRIKPDVEVKQEWPPRFTKFNMELENNDKKLEFAFSDPRRLARVRLLSGLEVSTDESLLKLSPLNALGPDYSKPEVPPKESEPFVFGDPDSDNHGRARLSIDEFSALILSKKKPIKSLLLDQTYFAGVGNWVADEVLFQAHIHPNEILSSKISKDLEYVHPVIQQLYDSLIYVCEEAVRVEGDVAKFPDDWLMLHRWGKGRKEKRKTPNGYILDHITVGGRTSCYCPELQRLIKVETATTTKRRKVKR; this comes from the exons ATGCCAGAGGTTGCAGAA GTTTCACATGTGTGTGCGTTGTTAAAACGAAACATTTTGGGCTTTCGAATCACGAAAGTGAATTTGTTACATGATCCATTGCTATTCCCTGTGCTTAAAAATACGAATGATgctgaaaaagaattgaataagATGAGAAAAGTCTTAACAAATGCAGTTGTTACTTCAGTGGGTCGTCATGGCAAGTATTTTTGGATTAGACTAAACAACCACAATACAACTAACGTCTTGCTTATGCATTTCGGAATGACTGGAATGATCAAGTTACGAAATGTTCACTCGCATTTAGCATTTATGGAAAATGGCGGTGATAAAAAGGCTTTGGAGAAGCTAGAGAGGTTTAGATATAAAGACAGTAGAATTAAACCAGACGTCGAAGTCAAGCAAGAGTGGCCCCCAAGGTTTACAAAGTTTAATatggaattggaaaacaATGACAAAAAACTAGAGTTTGCATTTTCCGATCCAAGAAGATTAGCCAGGGTTCGACTACTCTCTGGTTTGGAAGTAAGCACTGACGAGagtttgttgaaattgagtCCTTTGAATGCCCTAGGTCCCGATTACAGTAAGCCTGAAGTACCGCCAAAAGAACTGGAACCCTTTGTATTTGGAGATCCTGATTCAGATAACCATGGTCGTGCCAGATTGTCTATTGATGAGTTTAGTGCTCTTATCTTGtcgaaaaagaaaccaatAAAGAGTCTCCTTTTGGATCAGACCTACTTTGCTGGGGTTGGAAATTGGGTGGCTGATGAAGTTTTATTTCAAGCTCACATTCATCCAAATGAAATACTTTCAAGTAAAATCTCTAAAGATTTGGAGTATGTGCATCCTGTTATACAGCAGTTGTATGATTCATTAATCTATGTGTGTGAGGAAGCTGTTCGAGTTGAAGGTGATGTGGCAAAGTTTCCGGACGACTGGTTAATGTTGCATCGATGGGGAAAAGgtagaaaagaaaaaagaaaaacaccAAATGGGTATATTTTAGACCACATTACAGTTGGGGGGAGAACAAGTTGTTATTGTCCAGAGTTACAGAGGCTAATAAAAGTAGAgacagcaacaacaactaaacGAAGAAAAGTCAAAAGATAG
- the CTA1 gene encoding Cta1p (Protein similar to S. cerevisiae Mos10p, which affects S. cerevisiae filamentous growth; activates transcription in 1-hybrid assay in S. cerevisiae; protein levels increase under weak acid stress; nonessential), translated as MNRLFGTKSTAPKPSLNDAIKGIDERVGSLDVKLSKINSELSTYQQKISRMRDGPGKSALKQKAIKLLRQRKQIEAQKDQLENQSWNMTQASMTTDNLQNTMVTINAMKTANKSLKQTYGKINIDELEDLQDEMLDLIDKSNELQEALSTSYDVPDDISESELDAELEALGEEIDFENEMAESGIGAPSYLNDTEPTAADKLPTFIDEQPEEAQKIAN; from the coding sequence ATGAACAGATTATTCGGAACGAAAAGCACTGCGCCCAAACCATCTTTGAATGATGCAATCAAGGGAATTGATGAAAGAGTGGGGTCTTTGGATGTTAAATTAAGCAAAATCAACTCGGAATTATCCACATACCAACAAAAGATAAGCAGAATGAGAGACGGACCCGGGAAGTCGGCactaaaacaaaaagcAATCAAGTTACTAAGACAGAGGAAGCAGATAGAAGCTCAAAAGGATCAGTTAGAGAATCAATCTTGGAATATGACACAAGCTTCCATGACAACAGATAACTTACAAAATACCATGGTCACAATAAATGCAATGAAAACAGCCAATAAACTGTTGAAACAAACTTATGGAAAAATTAATATCGATGAATTGGAAGATCTTCAAGATGAAATGttggatttgattgataaatcaaatgaacTACAGGAGGCACTTCTGACGAGCTATGATGTACCCGATGACATCAGTGAGCTGGAGTTGGATGCTGAGTTAGAAGCTCTTGGcgaagaaattgattttgaaaatgaaatggCAGAGAGTGGGATAGGTGCACCTAGTTACTTAAATGATACAGAACCTACAGCAGCAGATAAATTGCCTACATTTATTGACGAACAACCAGAAGAAGCTCAAAAAATCGCAAACTAG
- the COQ3 gene encoding hexaprenyldihydroxybenzoate methyltransferase (Protein with a predicted role in coenzyme Q biosynthesis; transcriptionally induced by interaction with macrophages; possibly an essential gene, disruptants not obtained by UAU1 method), producing the protein MMVFLVSFISVEMKSMHCAPLFRQLVFSRSLHYSKTIFHNGRGLTSTSESEMSHFNALASSWWDVNGPQRILHKMNLLRMDFIHDTIRQNLKLNENTDDEVYIPPFSVDLLPQGIKNKIDEDQEMRRDEILNDSSLTVLDVGCGGGILSESMARLSFVSSVKGIDLSADVLEAAKLHKQKDPMLKDKLSYTLNAIEDIPETERFDIVTMFEVLEHVDYPSRVLLEGLKRLESGGWLFLSTINRDFVSWFTTIFMGEHVLRIVPVGTHTLEKYINQSEIKDWLQEDSNRKSEFRVADTKGCVYLPAYGWKFTSCPDVGNYFMAIQRVK; encoded by the coding sequence atgaTGGTGTTTCttgtttcatttattaGTGTAGAGATGAAAAGTATGCATTGTGCACCTTTGTTTAGGCAATTGGTGTTTTCCCGATCCCTTCATTATTCTAAAACTATTTTCCATAATGGTAGAGGGTTGACTTCAACTTCAGAGTCAGAAATGTCACATTTCAACGCCTTAGCCTCCAGTTGGTGGGATGTCAATGGACCACAGAGAATTTTGCATAAAATGAACTTATTGAGAATGGATTTTATTCATGACACAATCCGACAAAACTTGAAACTCAATGAAAATACTGACGACGAGGTTTATATACCACCTTTTAGTGTGGATTTGTTGCCTCAGggaattaaaaataaaattgatgagGACCAAGAAATGAGGAGAGACGAGATCTTGAATGATTCCAGTTTAACTGTTTTGGACGTTGGATGCGGGGGTGGGATATTATCTGAATCCATGGCTCGTTTGAGTTTTGTTCTGAGTGTGAAAGGTATTGACTTGTCAGCAGATGTGTTGGAGGCAGCTAAATTGCATAAACAAAAGGACCCCATGTTAAAAGACAAATTATCATACACATTGAACGCCATTGAAGATATTCCTGAAACCGAAAGGTTTGATATTGTTACTATGTTTGAGGTTTTGGAACATGTGGATTACCCTTCTAGAGTCTTGCTTGAGGGATTGAAAAGATTAGAGAGTGGAGGATGGTTGTTTCTCTCTACAATCAATAGAGATTTTGTGAGCTGGTTCACAACTATATTTATGGGTGAACATGTTTTGAGAATTGTTCCTGTTGGAACTCATACTTTagaaaaatatatcaaCCAATCTGAAATTAAGGATTGGTTGCAAGAGGATTCAAATAGAAAATCAGAGTTTAGAGTAGCTGACACAAAGGGATGTGTATATTTGCCAGCTTACGGTTGGAAGTTTACCTCTTGTCCAGATGTTGGTAATTATTTTATGGCTATACAACGTGTCAAGTAA